Proteins found in one Roseovarius pelagicus genomic segment:
- the bamA gene encoding outer membrane protein assembly factor BamA codes for MKCTNDLRRGRKAISALTRTLSALLLICLFSFSFSVIASPASAQSYRFSSVSIEGNQRIEAGTILTYAGIARGQSVSAGELNDAYQRILASGLFEEVVINPRGSTLEIRVKEYPTISKINFEGNKKIKDEDLIGFIESAPRQVFNPAKAERDAATIIEAYAETGRSAARVTPRVIRRSDNRVDLVFEIFEGRKIEVQRISIVGNRAYSDRRLRRVLQSKQTGIFRALVNRDTFVEDRIEFDKQVLADFYAARGYVDFRVTGVNAELARERDTYFVTFNVQEGQQFRFGQITTISEINGVEAEEYQAALKIKPGVVYSPSLVENSIARMERLGIRQGHDFLRVEPRISRNDRDLTLDVEFVILRGPRIFVERIDIEGNTTTLDRVIRRQFDTVEGDPFNPREIRETAERIRALDFFTSADVDAREGSRPDQVVVDVDVEEKSTGTLSFGASYSTSGGIGVQVGFSERNFLGRGQRLSASVAAAADNINYNIDFVEPAFLGRDVAFGLSFSLLETDGDYALYDTTIGNFRPSLTFPVSENGRLSLSYSAGYKEMDNYTGASAVLTAESAVGGLFSSGVGYNYTYDTRRTGLNPNAGVLLSFGQDFYGLGGDSEYIKSSARAIAQTKVLNEEVTLRATLEGGALHFSSGQNSRAVDRFSGQIMRGFEPNGIGPVQSGEQLGGNFYAALKLDAEFPLGLPDEYGITAGAFYDMGAIWDVNNVAGGTPISSQGFKPRHVVGVAVIWQSPFGPLRFNFSHALQKEASDKEQQFDLTIQSEF; via the coding sequence ATGAAATGTACGAATGACCTGCGCCGTGGGCGCAAGGCGATTTCCGCACTTACGCGGACACTGTCGGCCTTATTGCTGATCTGCTTGTTTTCATTTAGCTTTTCCGTAATCGCATCCCCCGCTTCCGCGCAGAGTTATCGGTTCAGTTCGGTTTCGATTGAGGGCAATCAACGTATCGAGGCGGGAACGATCCTGACCTATGCGGGAATCGCCCGTGGCCAAAGTGTCAGCGCAGGTGAGTTGAACGATGCCTATCAACGCATTCTGGCAAGCGGGCTTTTCGAAGAAGTCGTGATCAATCCCCGTGGCAGCACTCTGGAGATCCGGGTCAAGGAATATCCGACGATTTCCAAGATCAACTTTGAGGGCAACAAGAAGATCAAGGATGAGGACCTGATCGGCTTCATCGAAAGTGCCCCAAGGCAGGTGTTCAACCCGGCCAAAGCAGAGCGTGACGCAGCCACCATCATCGAAGCTTACGCCGAAACAGGGCGGTCGGCTGCCCGTGTCACCCCTCGTGTGATCCGACGCAGTGATAACCGCGTCGATCTGGTGTTCGAAATTTTCGAAGGCCGCAAGATTGAGGTGCAGCGCATTTCCATAGTTGGCAACCGCGCCTATTCGGATCGTCGTCTGCGCCGTGTCCTGCAATCCAAGCAGACCGGGATTTTCCGGGCGCTGGTGAACCGCGATACCTTTGTCGAGGATCGTATCGAATTTGATAAGCAGGTGTTGGCCGATTTCTACGCCGCACGCGGCTATGTCGATTTCCGAGTGACTGGGGTAAACGCTGAACTGGCGCGCGAGCGCGATACGTATTTCGTGACCTTCAACGTACAAGAAGGTCAGCAGTTCCGGTTCGGCCAGATTACCACGATCAGTGAGATCAACGGCGTCGAGGCCGAAGAATATCAGGCCGCGCTGAAAATCAAACCCGGAGTGGTCTATTCACCTTCGCTGGTCGAAAACTCGATCGCCCGGATGGAGCGGTTGGGCATTCGCCAAGGACACGACTTCTTGCGCGTAGAACCGCGCATCAGCCGCAATGACCGCGACCTGACGCTGGATGTCGAGTTTGTGATTCTGCGTGGCCCGCGCATCTTTGTTGAGCGCATTGATATCGAGGGCAACACCACGACGCTGGACCGCGTAATCCGCCGCCAGTTTGATACGGTCGAGGGCGATCCCTTTAATCCGCGCGAAATCCGCGAAACAGCTGAACGTATCCGCGCGTTGGATTTCTTTACCTCTGCTGATGTGGATGCACGCGAGGGGTCTCGGCCCGATCAGGTTGTGGTTGATGTGGATGTCGAGGAAAAATCGACAGGCACATTGTCCTTCGGTGCGTCCTATTCCACCAGCGGCGGTATCGGCGTGCAGGTCGGATTCTCCGAGCGGAATTTCCTTGGGCGTGGCCAACGCCTGTCCGCTTCGGTTGCGGCGGCGGCAGACAACATCAACTACAACATTGATTTCGTCGAGCCTGCCTTCCTTGGGCGGGACGTGGCTTTTGGCCTGAGTTTCAGCCTGTTGGAGACCGACGGTGATTACGCTCTATACGACACGACAATCGGTAATTTCCGCCCCAGTTTGACCTTCCCGGTCAGTGAAAACGGGCGTCTGAGCCTGTCCTATAGTGCCGGTTACAAGGAAATGGACAACTACACTGGTGCAAGTGCGGTTCTGACCGCAGAATCGGCCGTCGGTGGGCTCTTCTCCAGTGGTGTTGGTTATAACTACACTTACGACACGCGCCGGACCGGCCTGAACCCGAATGCGGGCGTATTGCTGTCCTTTGGTCAGGATTTTTACGGGCTGGGTGGCGACTCTGAATATATCAAGAGTTCTGCCCGCGCCATTGCACAGACAAAGGTCCTGAACGAAGAAGTGACGCTGCGTGCAACACTGGAAGGCGGTGCCTTGCACTTTAGCAGCGGCCAGAACAGCCGCGCCGTGGATCGTTTCTCGGGGCAGATCATGCGCGGGTTCGAACCGAACGGTATCGGTCCGGTCCAATCGGGCGAGCAGCTGGGCGGTAATTTTTATGCAGCATTGAAGCTGGATGCAGAATTCCCGCTGGGCCTGCCCGATGAGTACGGGATCACGGCCGGGGCGTTCTATGACATGGGCGCGATCTGGGATGTGAACAACGTCGCAGGCGGCACGCCGATCTCGTCGCAAGGCTTCAAACCACGTCACGTTGTCGGGGTTGCTGTGATCTGGCAGTCACCCTTTGGTCCGCTGCGTTTCAACTTCAGCCATGCGTTGCAAAAAGAAGCGTCAGACAAGGAACAGCAGTTCGACCTGACGATCCAGTCGGAATTCTGA
- the mnmA gene encoding tRNA 2-thiouridine(34) synthase MnmA, with translation MALDRPHPINSLGFAKPPAETRVVVAMSGGVDSSVVAAQLAEEGYDVVGVTLQLYDHGAALAKKGACCAGIDIHDARRVAEEMGFPHYVLDYENIFKDTVIDEFADSYLAGATPVPCIRCNERVKFKDLLETAKDLDADCMATGHYIQRKVGPTGPELHSAADAARDQSYFLFSTTPEQLDFLRFPLGHLPSKAATRALAAKYGLSVADKPDSQDICFVPNGNYASVIEKLRPGAAEPGEIHHADGRVLGTHDGVIHYTVGQRRGLGIGGLEEPLYVVKLDVDARVVIVGPKDMLATRTVPVREINWLGDEPLTARAEWHVAVRVRSTRPPRDAVIRPLPDGTAEVELLTAEEGVSPGQACVFYDTGSSRILGGGWIWRGN, from the coding sequence ATGGCCCTCGACCGCCCCCATCCGATCAATTCGCTCGGTTTTGCAAAACCGCCCGCGGAAACCCGCGTCGTTGTTGCAATGTCCGGCGGCGTCGATAGTTCGGTCGTGGCCGCACAACTGGCAGAAGAAGGCTATGACGTGGTCGGCGTGACCTTGCAGCTATACGATCATGGCGCTGCTCTGGCCAAAAAGGGGGCGTGCTGCGCTGGTATCGACATTCACGATGCGCGTCGCGTCGCAGAGGAAATGGGTTTCCCGCACTACGTTCTAGACTATGAAAATATCTTTAAGGACACGGTGATCGACGAGTTTGCCGACAGCTACCTTGCCGGGGCGACTCCGGTGCCCTGTATCCGCTGCAATGAGCGGGTCAAGTTCAAGGACCTGTTGGAAACAGCAAAGGATCTGGACGCCGATTGCATGGCGACCGGGCATTATATCCAGCGCAAGGTGGGGCCAACCGGGCCAGAATTGCACAGTGCCGCCGATGCGGCCCGCGATCAATCCTACTTCCTGTTCTCGACGACGCCGGAGCAACTGGATTTCCTGCGCTTTCCGCTGGGCCACCTGCCGTCCAAGGCGGCCACGCGCGCGTTGGCTGCGAAATATGGCCTTAGCGTCGCGGATAAACCCGACAGTCAGGACATCTGCTTTGTTCCCAACGGCAACTATGCATCGGTGATCGAAAAGCTGCGCCCAGGAGCAGCCGAACCGGGTGAGATACACCATGCTGACGGGCGCGTGCTGGGCACGCATGACGGGGTCATTCATTATACCGTGGGGCAGCGCCGGGGTCTTGGCATCGGCGGATTGGAAGAGCCGCTATATGTGGTCAAGCTGGACGTGGATGCGCGCGTGGTCATCGTCGGACCAAAGGACATGCTCGCCACGCGTACGGTGCCGGTGCGCGAAATTAACTGGCTGGGAGACGAGCCATTGACCGCCCGCGCCGAATGGCACGTCGCCGTCAGGGTCCGGTCGACCCGCCCGCCGCGCGACGCGGTGATCCGCCCGCTGCCCGATGGCACCGCCGAGGTCGAGCTGCTGACGGCTGAGGAAGGCGTATCACCGGGTCAGGCTTGTGTGTTTTATGATACGGGAAGCAGTCGCATTCTGGGCGGTGGCTGGATCTGGCGCGGGAACTGA
- a CDS encoding OmpH family outer membrane protein, with protein MRIWRRLALMVALVCAAPGLVLAQDLGTVQSQILVLDIEGLFNRSKAGQRITRDYQAERERLIASNRRIEADLRAEEQALTEKRPTMTPAAFRDLADAFDAKVRGIRQDNEREALDLERRREVAPLQLMRLAEPVLVQIMRDTGGIVILDHRQVLLRADVIDITDLAISRVDVAIGDGTRPVDGPPPEDGTPDASPDVTPDQLDPETAQPESTEPGTSQD; from the coding sequence ATGCGGATCTGGCGTCGACTTGCGCTGATGGTCGCGCTGGTCTGCGCCGCACCCGGACTGGTTCTGGCGCAGGATTTGGGGACGGTCCAGAGCCAGATCCTTGTCCTCGACATCGAGGGGCTGTTCAACAGATCGAAAGCCGGACAGCGGATCACGCGCGACTACCAGGCAGAGCGCGAGCGGTTGATTGCCAGCAATCGCCGGATCGAGGCGGATTTGCGCGCGGAAGAGCAGGCCCTGACCGAAAAGCGTCCCACGATGACGCCCGCTGCCTTTCGCGATCTGGCCGACGCCTTTGACGCAAAAGTGCGTGGCATTCGGCAGGACAATGAACGCGAGGCACTGGATCTGGAGCGGCGGCGCGAGGTTGCACCGCTACAACTGATGCGCTTGGCAGAGCCGGTTCTGGTGCAGATCATGCGTGATACGGGTGGCATCGTCATCCTTGATCACCGGCAGGTGTTGCTGCGTGCCGACGTGATCGATATCACCGATCTGGCGATTTCCCGTGTGGATGTGGCGATTGGTGACGGTACCCGTCCTGTGGATGGCCCCCCACCGGAGGACGGCACGCCAGATGCCTCCCCGGATGTCACGCCAGATCAACTAGATCCTGAAACGGCGCAACCCGAGTCGACAGAGCCGGGTACATCTCAGGATTAG
- the ctrA gene encoding response regulator transcription factor CtrA translates to MRVLLVEDDPTTSKSIELMLTHANLNVYTTELGEEGIDLAKLYDYDLILLDLGLPDMTGHDVLRQLRLARVETPILILSGADDTESKIKGFGFGADDYLTKPFHREELVARIHAIIRRSKGHSQSVIRTGMINVNLDAKTVDVGGKTVHLTGKEYQMLELLSLRKGTTLTKEMFLNHLYGGMDEPELKIIDVFICKLRKKLNEATGGESYIETVWGRGYVLRDPEPTELDDQRLAIGA, encoded by the coding sequence ATGCGTGTGCTGCTGGTGGAAGACGACCCCACGACGTCCAAGAGCATTGAGCTGATGCTGACCCATGCCAATCTGAACGTCTATACGACCGAATTGGGCGAAGAGGGCATCGATCTGGCCAAGCTCTATGACTATGATCTTATCCTGCTCGACCTTGGGTTGCCGGATATGACAGGGCATGATGTCTTGCGGCAACTGCGCCTCGCTCGGGTGGAAACGCCGATCCTGATCCTGTCAGGGGCAGACGATACAGAGAGCAAGATCAAGGGGTTCGGGTTCGGCGCTGATGACTATCTCACCAAACCATTTCACCGCGAAGAACTGGTAGCGCGCATTCATGCAATCATCCGCCGGTCAAAGGGACATTCACAATCGGTGATCCGCACTGGAATGATCAATGTAAATCTGGACGCCAAGACCGTGGATGTGGGTGGTAAAACTGTGCATCTGACGGGCAAGGAATATCAGATGCTGGAACTGCTGAGCCTGCGCAAAGGCACAACGCTGACCAAGGAAATGTTCCTCAATCATCTCTATGGCGGCATGGATGAGCCGGAGTTGAAGATCATCGACGTATTTATCTGCAAGCTGCGCAAGAAACTGAACGAAGCTACGGGTGGAGAAAGCTATATCGAGACAGTCTGGGGGCGCGGCTATGTGCTGCGAGATCCCGAACCAACCGAGCTTGACGATCAACGTCTCGCCATCGGGGCGTGA
- the sciP gene encoding CtrA inhibitor SciP, producing MYLKKVDGPRAVTLPDGTVLTQGDLPAPDTRRWVASRKLAVVRGVLYGLISQEDACDRYALSEDEFCEWIRAVSLHGEEALKATALKEFRQL from the coding sequence ATGTATCTGAAAAAAGTAGACGGCCCGCGTGCGGTGACGCTCCCCGATGGAACGGTGCTGACGCAGGGGGATTTGCCCGCGCCGGACACACGGCGCTGGGTCGCCTCGCGCAAGCTGGCCGTGGTGCGCGGCGTCCTCTACGGCCTGATTTCGCAAGAGGATGCCTGCGACCGATACGCGCTGAGTGAGGATGAGTTTTGCGAATGGATTCGGGCGGTTAGCCTGCACGGAGAAGAGGCGCTGAAGGCGACTGCGTTAAAGGAGTTTAGACAACTTTAA
- the recG gene encoding ATP-dependent DNA helicase RecG has product MSNSAEHGENGPKKGRPEPLFPLFAELETLTGVGPKTAKALAALDIEKPRDLLFTLPHSGVDRRMRATVQGADLPGVVTVEATIGQHRAPSRRGGAYRITAEDTATTFQIVFFHARDEYLRRMLPTGARRVLSGKVELFDGVAQMVHPDHMLSPEEAHEIPAFEPVYPLTAGVTQRVMFKAAQAALLRAPELAEWIDPAQKAQAGWPDWHTAVEAAHTPQDIGDLSPADPARARLAYDELMAHQLTLALARSRLKRAKGRASIGTGVLQSKVLDALPYSPTGAQTRAIAEIAGDMAGSARMNRLLQGDVGAGKTLVALKALLIAVEAGGQGVMMAPTEILARQHLEGLRPLAEAAGVRLEILTGRDKGAERRVKLAALAAGDIGILVGTHAVFQKDVGFADLRLAIVDEQHRFGVRQRLELGRKGDKADVLVMTATPIPRSLSLAQYGDMDISVLDEKPPGRKPIKTALVRMERMDEVVDRLRRAIAEGRQAYWVCPLVEESESVDLSSAEERFRRLRAALGEAHVGLVHGQMPSEQKDAAMRAFQRGETAVLVSTTVIEVGVDVPNASIMVIERAESFGLAQLHQLRGRVGRGEAASTCLLLYQTPLSESGEQRLATMRDTEDGFRIAEVDLEMRGAGDLIGTAQSGLPKFRVADLEGQTALMAVAQSDARKLLVDDPELISSRGQAARVLLWLMEQDQAIRLIEVG; this is encoded by the coding sequence ATGAGCAACAGCGCGGAACATGGCGAAAACGGCCCAAAGAAGGGACGACCGGAGCCACTCTTTCCCCTGTTTGCAGAGCTTGAAACGCTCACTGGTGTCGGACCAAAGACGGCCAAGGCGCTGGCCGCGCTCGATATCGAAAAACCACGCGATCTGCTCTTTACTCTACCGCATTCAGGGGTTGACCGACGGATGCGGGCGACCGTGCAGGGGGCCGATCTGCCCGGTGTCGTAACGGTCGAGGCGACCATCGGCCAGCATCGCGCGCCATCCCGTCGCGGGGGTGCCTATCGCATCACGGCAGAGGATACAGCGACCACGTTTCAGATCGTGTTCTTCCATGCCCGCGATGAATATCTGCGCCGGATGCTGCCCACCGGCGCGCGACGCGTGTTGTCGGGCAAGGTGGAATTGTTTGATGGGGTGGCGCAGATGGTCCACCCCGATCACATGCTCTCGCCTGAGGAGGCACACGAGATACCTGCGTTCGAGCCGGTTTATCCGCTGACTGCCGGCGTGACACAACGGGTGATGTTCAAGGCGGCACAAGCCGCATTGCTCCGCGCGCCGGAACTGGCGGAATGGATTGACCCCGCGCAAAAGGCGCAGGCGGGATGGCCGGACTGGCATACCGCAGTCGAGGCGGCGCATACGCCACAGGACATCGGCGATCTTAGCCCTGCTGACCCGGCGCGCGCGCGGTTGGCCTATGACGAGCTGATGGCGCATCAACTGACCCTCGCGCTGGCGCGCAGCCGATTAAAGAGAGCCAAGGGACGCGCCAGTATCGGAACTGGAGTTTTGCAGTCTAAAGTATTGGATGCGCTCCCATATTCCCCGACAGGTGCACAGACCCGAGCCATTGCCGAGATCGCCGGCGACATGGCGGGTTCGGCCCGGATGAACCGCCTGCTGCAAGGCGATGTGGGCGCGGGCAAGACACTGGTGGCGCTCAAGGCGCTGCTGATCGCAGTCGAGGCCGGCGGGCAGGGGGTGATGATGGCACCGACAGAAATCCTCGCCCGGCAGCATCTGGAAGGATTGCGACCGTTGGCAGAGGCGGCAGGTGTGCGGCTAGAAATCCTGACCGGCCGGGACAAAGGCGCAGAGCGGCGCGTCAAATTGGCTGCATTGGCTGCCGGTGATATTGGTATCTTGGTTGGAACGCATGCCGTTTTCCAAAAGGACGTCGGGTTTGCCGATCTGCGGCTGGCTATCGTTGATGAGCAACATCGGTTTGGTGTGCGTCAGAGGCTGGAACTGGGCCGCAAAGGGGACAAGGCCGATGTCTTGGTGATGACTGCGACACCGATCCCGCGCAGCCTTAGCCTCGCGCAATACGGCGATATGGACATATCGGTGCTGGATGAAAAGCCACCGGGGCGCAAACCGATCAAGACGGCGCTGGTGCGGATGGAGCGAATGGACGAAGTGGTGGACCGGTTGCGCCGTGCCATTGCCGAGGGGCGGCAAGCCTATTGGGTCTGCCCGCTGGTCGAGGAAAGTGAATCGGTCGACCTGAGCAGTGCCGAGGAACGATTCCGCCGCCTGCGCGCCGCCTTGGGTGAGGCACATGTGGGATTGGTGCACGGCCAAATGCCATCCGAACAGAAGGACGCCGCAATGCGTGCCTTTCAACGCGGCGAAACGGCGGTGCTGGTATCGACCACGGTGATCGAAGTGGGGGTGGATGTGCCCAATGCGTCGATCATGGTCATCGAGCGGGCCGAAAGCTTTGGCTTGGCGCAGTTACATCAGCTGCGCGGCCGGGTGGGGCGCGGCGAGGCGGCCTCGACCTGCCTGTTGCTGTATCAGACGCCGCTCAGTGAGAGCGGCGAGCAACGGCTGGCCACCATGCGCGATACCGAAGACGGGTTTCGCATCGCCGAAGTTGATCTGGAGATGCGCGGCGCGGGTGACTTGATCGGCACGGCCCAATCCGGGTTGCCAAAGTTTCGCGTGGCCGATCTCGAGGGACAGACTGCCCTGATGGCCGTGGCCCAGTCTGATGCACGCAAACTGCTCGTCGATGATCCGGAGTTGATCAGTTCGCGTGGTCAGGCGGCCCGCGTTCTGTTGTGGTTGATGGAACAGGATCAGGCGATCAGATTGATCGAGGTCGGCTGA
- the fabZ gene encoding 3-hydroxyacyl-ACP dehydratase FabZ, giving the protein MTEPLKSADIHLIQRIIPHRYPFLLVDKVRDIDGYSTAVGIKNVTMNEPHFQGHFPGKPIMPGVTIVEAMAQTAAVMVGTALDMADRNMLVYFMAIEACKFRRMVVPGDTLEMTLTTLRGKPGAKVWKFGGVAQVDGEMACEAQFTAMMDLSGE; this is encoded by the coding sequence ATGACCGAGCCGCTCAAAAGCGCCGATATCCACTTGATCCAGCGTATCATTCCGCATCGTTACCCGTTTCTGTTAGTCGACAAGGTGCGTGATATCGACGGGTATTCCACCGCCGTCGGGATCAAGAACGTCACCATGAATGAACCGCATTTTCAGGGACATTTCCCCGGCAAGCCCATCATGCCCGGCGTCACCATCGTCGAGGCGATGGCGCAGACCGCTGCCGTCATGGTCGGCACCGCGCTGGATATGGCAGATCGCAATATGCTGGTTTATTTCATGGCCATCGAGGCCTGCAAATTCCGCCGCATGGTCGTACCCGGCGATACGCTGGAAATGACGCTGACCACGTTGCGTGGCAAGCCGGGCGCGAAAGTCTGGAAATTCGGTGGCGTCGCCCAAGTCGACGGTGAAATGGCCTGTGAAGCACAGTTCACCGCGATGATGGACCTCTCCGGGGAATGA
- a CDS encoding LpxI family protein: MAGRLAILACGGALPVQLAAAYPDAMQITLNGIPSELVGTAQSFQLEKFGTIFDAMRTAGVTRMVFAGHLARPPLDPALFDATMMRIAPGLMQAVVKGDDALLRHIIGIFEAEGFEVVGAHELLPDLAVSAGLHLGPAPTTAEEADITRGFDILDGLAPLDLGQGCAVAGGLCLGIETIQGTDAILRYIGTTPEALKRGQRGVYVKAPKRGQDLRVDMPAIGAQTIEAVADAGLAGLVIAEGQVLVLGADRVKSAVEERGIFLISRSV, encoded by the coding sequence ATGGCGGGACGTCTGGCGATCTTGGCCTGCGGCGGGGCGTTGCCCGTGCAACTGGCCGCGGCCTATCCGGATGCGATGCAGATCACGCTGAACGGCATTCCCAGCGAATTGGTCGGCACGGCGCAGAGTTTTCAGCTGGAGAAATTCGGCACGATTTTCGACGCGATGCGGACGGCAGGCGTCACGCGTATGGTCTTTGCCGGGCATCTGGCACGTCCGCCGCTGGATCCGGCGCTCTTTGATGCAACGATGATGCGGATCGCGCCGGGGCTGATGCAGGCGGTGGTCAAGGGCGACGACGCGCTGCTGCGCCACATCATCGGGATATTCGAGGCCGAAGGGTTCGAGGTCGTTGGCGCACACGAATTGTTGCCTGATCTGGCTGTGTCTGCGGGCCTGCATCTGGGGCCGGCACCAACCACCGCCGAAGAGGCTGACATCACGCGCGGGTTTGATATCCTCGATGGTCTCGCGCCGCTTGATCTGGGGCAGGGATGCGCCGTGGCGGGGGGCTTGTGTCTGGGGATCGAAACGATTCAGGGCACGGATGCGATTCTGCGATACATCGGCACCACGCCCGAGGCGTTGAAACGCGGCCAGCGCGGGGTCTATGTCAAGGCGCCCAAACGCGGGCAGGATCTGCGCGTAGACATGCCTGCGATCGGTGCGCAGACGATTGAGGCGGTTGCTGACGCTGGTTTGGCCGGGCTGGTGATCGCTGAAGGGCAGGTATTGGTTCTGGGTGCGGATCGGGTAAAATCGGCTGTTGAAGAACGCGGCATCTTCTTGATTTCACGGTCGGTGTGA
- the lpxA gene encoding acyl-ACP--UDP-N-acetylglucosamine O-acyltransferase, with product MNTDVETQIHASAIVEPGAQIGAGCVIGPFCLIGSQVRLGDNCVVKSHVVLTGDTIIGEGCTIFSFACVGEIPQDQKFKGESTQLEIGPRTRIREHVTINTGTAGGGSLTKIGADCLLMAGCHVAHDAIIGDRVIIVNNAAIAGHCIIEDDVLVGGLSGVHQFVRIGQGAIIGAVTMVTNDVIPYGLVQAPRGELDGLNLVGLKRRGVARADITALRAAFQMLAQGEGAFQDRARRLGEETESEYVRNIVNFVTGASDRSFLTPGQG from the coding sequence ATGAACACCGATGTTGAAACGCAGATCCACGCCAGCGCGATTGTCGAACCCGGCGCGCAGATTGGTGCCGGTTGCGTCATCGGGCCATTCTGTCTGATCGGGTCTCAGGTTCGGCTTGGCGACAATTGCGTTGTCAAATCTCATGTCGTCCTCACGGGCGACACGATCATCGGTGAAGGCTGCACCATCTTTTCCTTTGCCTGTGTTGGCGAGATTCCGCAGGACCAGAAATTCAAAGGCGAGAGTACCCAGCTGGAGATTGGCCCGCGGACCCGCATCCGCGAGCATGTGACGATCAACACCGGAACGGCAGGAGGCGGCAGCCTGACAAAAATCGGTGCCGATTGCCTGCTGATGGCGGGCTGTCATGTGGCGCATGATGCGATCATCGGGGATCGGGTGATCATCGTGAATAACGCCGCGATCGCCGGGCATTGCATCATCGAGGATGACGTTCTGGTTGGTGGTTTGTCCGGTGTACACCAGTTCGTGCGCATCGGGCAGGGCGCAATCATTGGCGCGGTGACGATGGTCACCAATGACGTCATCCCCTACGGTCTGGTGCAGGCGCCGCGCGGCGAGTTGGATGGTCTAAACCTCGTCGGGCTGAAACGGCGTGGCGTTGCGCGCGCCGATATCACCGCGCTGCGGGCCGCATTTCAGATGCTCGCACAGGGCGAAGGCGCGTTTCAGGATCGCGCCCGCCGTTTGGGTGAGGAAACCGAAAGTGAATACGTGCGCAACATCGTAAATTTCGTGACCGGTGCCAGCGATCGGTCGTTCCTGACGCCGGGACAGGGCTGA
- the lpxB gene encoding lipid-A-disaccharide synthase — protein sequence MKVFVVAGEASGDRLGAALMTGLKTLTDVEFAGVGGPLMQAEGLHSLFPMDELSVMGLVEVLPKYRHLKRRIAQTAAAVLDAQPDVLITIDSPDFCLRVAHIVKARSDIRTVHYVAPSVWAWRPKRADKMARVIDHVLALLPFEPPFMEAAGMACDFVGHPVVTEPVADAAQQAAFRATYGLGDAPLLLVLPGSRRGEVARLGPIFGRALVSVLTAHPGLRLVVPTTGNVTDLVRQVTADWPQAPLILGPGGRSAQEYAHDKTAAFATASCALAASGTVSLELAAAETPMVMAYDANWLTRAIVKRMLLIDTATLVNLVSETRDVPECNGADCTPEKIAAALLDVLNHPNAQLAAMRLTMQRLGQGGEAPGLRAARAVLARL from the coding sequence ATGAAGGTCTTTGTCGTCGCGGGCGAGGCATCGGGCGACCGGCTGGGGGCTGCGCTGATGACGGGGCTCAAGACGCTGACGGATGTTGAATTCGCCGGTGTTGGCGGGCCGTTGATGCAGGCCGAAGGGCTGCACAGTCTTTTCCCTATGGACGAGTTGAGCGTTATGGGGTTGGTCGAGGTTCTGCCAAAGTACCGCCACCTTAAACGCCGGATCGCGCAAACGGCGGCGGCGGTACTGGACGCGCAGCCTGATGTGCTGATCACCATCGACAGCCCGGATTTTTGCCTGCGCGTTGCGCATATCGTCAAGGCCCGGAGCGATATCCGAACTGTGCATTATGTTGCCCCTTCGGTCTGGGCATGGCGTCCCAAACGGGCGGATAAGATGGCGCGCGTGATCGACCATGTTCTGGCCCTGCTGCCATTCGAGCCGCCCTTCATGGAGGCGGCTGGCATGGCGTGCGATTTCGTTGGTCATCCGGTGGTGACAGAGCCGGTGGCAGACGCAGCCCAGCAGGCGGCGTTTCGCGCCACATACGGTCTGGGGGATGCGCCGCTGTTGCTGGTTCTGCCGGGGTCGCGTCGGGGCGAAGTGGCCCGGCTTGGCCCGATATTCGGTCGCGCGTTGGTATCGGTTCTGACGGCACATCCCGGTTTGCGACTGGTGGTGCCGACGACCGGCAATGTCACTGATTTGGTGCGGCAGGTTACGGCGGACTGGCCTCAGGCCCCATTGATCCTGGGACCCGGCGGGCGTAGTGCGCAAGAATACGCCCACGACAAGACCGCCGCATTTGCCACCGCATCCTGCGCTTTGGCGGCCTCTGGCACCGTTTCGTTAGAATTGGCCGCAGCAGAGACACCAATGGTTATGGCTTATGATGCCAATTGGCTGACCCGAGCGATCGTCAAACGTATGCTATTGATCGATACGGCAACCTTGGTCAATCTGGTCAGCGAAACCCGTGATGTGCCGGAATGCAATGGGGCCGATTGCACACCGGAAAAAATCGCGGCGGCATTGCTGGATGTGCTGAATCACCCCAATGCTCAACTGGCCGCGATGCGTCTGACGATGCAGCGTCTGGGGCAGGGCGGAGAGGCCCCGGGCCTGCGCGCTGCGCGCGCGGTTCTGGCGCGGCTGTGA